The Henckelia pumila isolate YLH828 chromosome 2, ASM3356847v2, whole genome shotgun sequence genome includes a window with the following:
- the LOC140877094 gene encoding uncharacterized protein isoform X1 — MAFDQNSIPKSLRPLNIVRTMAEDPRIAPSVTSSGKPIEGFYSNTSTDLGGSPGSNPVVYYPAPVPDAQFINLGLNNAVPGVARWVQNVVPPPFQPGVVGPTVNSTIGYTCAPPVGTRGVGSDHTSDEGGDDSVSGRKVKFLCSFGGKILPRPSDGALRYVGGQTRIISMRRGASFGELVQKMIDICGQNVVIKYQLPDEELDALVSVSGPDDLENMMDEYEKLIERSSDGSSKLRIFLFSPSEIESPVPVHIGDFQDGGQKYVEAVNGIMDGLSVAGQIARKESIESAASAQNSDLSVTEGAESSSPAQGEAHGLPFNFGLSPMGNPVVALETNSRMTYADPNPAPHLDPSAASLSIPMAITGPMDALGPSPEQEVERPVPLTVPHSVQGMAFPAAPYMQTYVDSHRETLNPASYLQYPSQMGFPSQILQAMSPVYTQQPIPSVALPQQYTPSMHMTMNSSAVPSLIQPRQVRVEHYPAEHAVAHRVVQLPPEHGHNLHPAQAPSVYNWHQISHPEQINFSEGPPQPVLVSDVIPRFEDCYMCQKALPHAHSDTIAQEHKDFPLSTLSDSRSVYRSLHLDDRGRAITRPAVTGPLSEGFTEQVATGALPRVAGNEDRDRESGYVQTEGSGVSRKFEEQNMEEKTNHQKPEIPEHSKVTFPLGMMATNVVQSPFGMLVTNAPLPMQANIVQPQRQVVQGTAVSMPLNNDFVPIGCMPLQTSDDVFGVAPDHFASKLAGGNPRDDSPSSAFDQLRQIDGRLENLHVRPSEILVDNEQVKSVAESRERDILESQQRDGGIPWLPSRMPGDKETFTVEGNNTSSMCPSSRVGEIPDNSGSLFSNQDPWNLRLDSHFPPPRPIKIIRENAGPGNFLNPVIETPVDNAAYPPRGNLNQDFNLNHVLSDKVDSDELVKQELQAVAEGVVASVLHSSVPSNPNLSPNAWTDSSPMTQQNGEVQPPYAEMQHRDKFEEIKAKSPEKINFGFPTSDCKGRLQIIKNSDLEELRELGSGTFGTVYHGKWRGTDVAIKRINDRCFAGKPSEQERMRDDFWNEAIKLADLHHPNVVAFYGVVLDGPDGTVATVTEYMVNGSLRNALQKSERILDKRKRLLISMDVAFGMEYLHAKNIVHFDLKSDNLLVNLRDPHRPICKVGDLGLSKVKCQTLISGGVRGTLPWMAPELLNGSSSLVSEKVDVFSFGIVMWELLTGEEPYADLHYGAIIGGIVSNTLRPPVPEPCDPDWRDLMERCWSSEPSERPNFTEIANELRAIASKLPPKGQQQVLSTNSHVKS, encoded by the exons ATGGCCTTCGATCAGAACTCAATACCCAAATCTTTGCGCCCGCTAAATATAGTAAGAACTATGGCTGAGGACCCGCGAATTGCACCATCTGTGACTTCATCGGGGAAGCCTATAGAAGGGTTTTACTCAAACACATCTACCGATTTAGGGGGTAGCCCCGGATCCAATCCTGTTGTTTATTATCCTGCACCAGTCCCTGATGCTCAGTTTATAAATCTAGGTTTGAACAATGCGGTTCCTGGAGTAGCTAGGTGGGTTCAGAATGTCGTACCGCCGCCATTTCAACCAGGTGTTGTGGGTCCCACAGTTAATTCAACAATAGGGTACACTTGTGCCCCTCCCGTGGGAACACGGGGCGTGGGCTCTGATCATACTAGTGATGAGGGTGGTGATGATTCTGTCTCAGGGCGGAAGGTTAAGTTTTTATGCAGTTTTGGTGGGAAAATATTGCCTCGACCAAGTGATGGGGCGTTGAGATACGTTGGTGGACAAACTAGGATAATTAGTATGAGGAGAGGTGCAAGTTTTGGTGAATTAGTTCAGAAAATGATAGATATTTGTGGGCAGAATGTGGTGATCAAATATCAGTTGCCAGACGAGGAACTTGATGCGCTAGTGTCTGTTTCAGGTCCTGATGATCTTGAGAACATGATGGATGAATATGAGAAGTTAATTGAGAGGTCTTCAGATGGGTCTTCTAAGTTGAGAATCTTTTTGTTTTCACCTTCTGAGATTGAGAGTCCCGTCCCCGTACATATTGGGGATTTTCAGGATGGTGGACAGAAATATGTTGAGGCAGTGAATGGGATTATGGATGGACTTAGTGTTGCTGGTCAAATTGCTAGGAAGGAGAGCATTGAGAGTGCTGCTTCTGCTCAGAATTCAGATTTGAGTGTTACTGAGGGTGCTGAGAGCTCTAGCCCTGCTCAGGGAGAGGCTCATGGTCTGCCATTCAACTTTGGATTATCGCCCATGGGAAATCCTGTTGTGGCGCTGGAGACAAATTCTAGAATGACGTATGCAGATCCTAATCCGGCTCCACATCTCGATCCTTCTGCCGCTTCATTGAGCATTCCAATGGCTATAACTGGGCCCATGGATGCTTTAGGTCCATCTCCTGAACAAGAGGTTGAAAGACCTGTTCCTCTTACTGTCCCCCATTCAGTACAGGGAATGGCTTTTCCAGCTGCTCCTTACATGCAGACTTATGTTGATTCTCATCGGGAAACTCTAAACCCTGCTAGCTATCTGCAATATCCTTCTCAAATGGGGTTCCCTTCACAGATTTTGCAAGCAATGTCTCCTGTATACACCCAACAGCCCATCCCCTCTGTAGCTCTACCTCAACAGTATACACCTTCTATGCATATGACAATGAATTCTAGTGCTGTTCCTTCTCTGATTCAGCCGCGACAAGTTCGTGTGGAGCATTATCCTGCAGAACATGCGGTGGCTCACAGGGTTGTCCAACTTCCACCTGAACATGGGCATAACTTGCATCCTGCTCAGGCTCCGTCAGTATATAACTGGCATCAAATTTCACATCCTGAGCAAATAAACTTTTCAGAGGGTCCTCCGCAACCAGTTTTAGTTTCTGACGTAATTCCTAGATTTGAAGACTGTTATATGTGTCAAAAAGCTTTGCCACATGCTCATTCAGACACAATAGCTCAGGAGCATAAAGATTTTCCGTTAAGCACCTTGTCTGACTCAAGATCAGTATATCGTAGTCTGCACTTGGATGACCGTGGACGCGCAATAACTAGGCCTGCTGTAACTGGACCCCTTTCGGAAGGGTTCACAGAACAAGTAGCTACAGGGGCACTGCCAAGAGTTGCAGGTAATGAGGATCGTGATCGTGAAAGTGGATATGTCCAGACAGAGGGAAGTGGGGTTTCACGGAAGTTTGAGGAGCAGAATATGGAAGAGAAAACTAATCATCAGAAGCCTGAAATTCCTGAACATTCTAAGGTGACGTTTCCCCTAGGCATGATGGCGACTAATGTGGTTCAATCTCCATTCGGTATGCTTGTAACTAATGCTCCTCTACCAATGCAAGCAAATATTGTCCAGCCTCAACGCCAGGTTGTACAGGGAACGGCAGTTAGCATGCCTTTAAATAATGATTTTGTTCCCATTGGGTGCATGCCATTGCAGACTTCAGATGATGTCTTTGGTGTAGCCCCAGACCACTTTGCAAGTAAACTTGCAGGTGGAAATCCTAGAGATGATTCTCCTTCTTCGGCATTTGACCAGCTGAGACAAATTGATGGGAGATTGGAAAATCTCCATGTACGCCCATCcgaaattttagttgataatgAGCAGGTCAAATCTGTTGCTGAGTCTAGAGAGAGAGACATACTCGAGTCACAACAGAGGGACGGTGGCATTCCATGGCTGCCATCAAGAATGCCTGGTGATAAAGAAACTTTTACAGTCGAGGGAAATAACACATCATCTATGTGTCCATCTTCTAGGGTTGGAGAAATCCCGGACAACTCAGGATCATTATTTAGCAACCAGGATCCCTGGAACTTAAGGCTTGATTCTCATTTCCCTCCTCCCAGGCCTATTAAAATTATTAGGGAGAATGCAGGGCCTGGCAATTTCTTGAATCCAGTGATAGAGACTCCAGTGGACAATGCAGCTTACCCACCCAGAGGAAATTTGAATCAAGATTTCAATCTGAATCATGTATTGTCCGATAAAG TTGATTCAGATGAATTGGTAAAGCAAGAACTTCAAGCTGTTGCTGAGGGTGTAGTTGCTTCTGTTCTTCACTCATCTGTCCCATCAAATCCGAACCTATCACCAAATGCTTGGACCGATTCTTCACCTATGACCCAGCAAAATGGTGAAGTTCAACCACCCTATGCAGAAATGCAGCACAGGGATAAATTTGAG GAAATCAAGGCCAAATCGCCCGAAAAGATAAACTTTGGGTTCCCTACATCTGATTGCAAGGGTCGGTTGCAG ATTATTAAAAATAGTGACCTGGAAGAGCTAAGAGAATTGGGTTCTGGTACCTTTGGTACTGTTTACCATGGAAAGTGGAGAGGTACGGATGTTGCAATCAAACGCATCAATGATAGATGTTTTGCCGGGAAGCCTTCAGAACAAGAACGCATG AGAGATGACTTCTGGAATGAGGCAATCAAGCTGGCTGACTTGCACCATCCGAACGTGGTTGCGTTTTATGGGGTCGTGCTTGATGGTCCTGATGGTACAGTTGCGACTGTTACCGAATACATGGTGAATGGGTCATTGAGGAATGCCTTGCAGAAGAGTGAGAG AATTCTCGATAAACGCAAGCGTCTTTTGATTTCCATGGATGTGGCCTTTGGGATGGAATACTTGCATGCAAAGAATATCGTACATTTTGACTTGAAAAGTGACAATTTATTGGTTAATCTCCGGGATCCACATCGCCCAATATGCAAG GTTGGTGACCTGGGGCTGTCCAAGGTGAAATGTCAGACGCTAATATCAGGTGGCGTGAGGGGAACACTCCCATGGATGGCACCAGAACTTCTTAATGGCAGCAGTAGCCTTGTTTCTGAGAAG GTTGATGTGTTTTCATTTGGAATTGTGATGTGGGAACTTCTAACTGGAGAAGAACCATACGCAGATTTGCACTATGGAGCCATCATCG GTGGTATTGTGAGCAACACATTGCGTCCCCCCGTGCCCGAACCATGTGATCCAGATTGGAGAGATCTAATGGAGAGGTGCTGGTCATCTGAACCATCGGAGAGGCCAAATTTCACTGAGATTGCTAATGAATTGAGGGCCATTGCGTCTAAGCTCCCACCTAAGGGACAACAGCAAGTTTTGTCAACAAATTCTCATGTCAAAAGCTGA
- the LOC140877094 gene encoding uncharacterized protein isoform X2, whose amino-acid sequence MAFDQNSIPKSLRPLNIVRTMAEDPRIAPSVTSSGKPIEGFYSNTSTDLGGSPGSNPVVYYPAPVPDAQFINLGLNNAVPGVARWVQNVVPPPFQPGVVGPTVNSTIGYTCAPPVGTRGVGSDHTSDEGGDDSVSGRKVKFLCSFGGKILPRPSDGALRYVGGQTRIISMRRGASFGELVQKMIDICGQNVVIKYQLPDEELDALVSVSGPDDLENMMDEYEKLIERSSDGSSKLRIFLFSPSEIESPVPVHIGDFQDGGQKYVEAVNGIMDGLSVAGQIARKESIESAASAQNSDLSVTEGAESSSPAQGEAHGLPFNFGLSPMGNPVVALETNSRMTYADPNPAPHLDPSAASLSIPMAITGPMDALGPSPEQEVERPVPLTVPHSVQGMAFPAAPYMQTYVDSHRETLNPASYLQYPSQMGFPSQILQAMSPVYTQQPIPSVALPQQYTPSMHMTMNSSAVPSLIQPRQVRVEHYPAEHAVAHRVVQLPPEHGHNLHPAQAPSVYNWHQISHPEQINFSEGPPQPVLVSDVIPRFEDCYMCQKALPHAHSDTIAQEHKDFPLSTLSDSRSVYRSLHLDDRGRAITRPAVTGPLSEGFTEQVATGALPRVAGNEDRDRESGYVQTEGSGVSRKFEEQNMEEKTNHQKPEIPEHSKVTFPLGMMATNVVQSPFGMLVTNAPLPMQANIVQPQRQVVQGTAVSMPLNNDFVPIGCMPLQTSDDVFGVAPDHFASKLAGGNPRDDSPSSAFDQLRQIDGRLENLHVRPSEILVDNEQVKSVAESRERDILESQQRDGGIPWLPSRMPGDKETFTVEGNNTSSMCPSSRVGEIPDNSGSLFSNQDPWNLRLDSHFPPPRPIKIIRENAGPGNFLNPVIETPVDNAAYPPRGNLNQDFNLNHVLSDKDELVKQELQAVAEGVVASVLHSSVPSNPNLSPNAWTDSSPMTQQNGEVQPPYAEMQHRDKFEEIKAKSPEKINFGFPTSDCKGRLQIIKNSDLEELRELGSGTFGTVYHGKWRGTDVAIKRINDRCFAGKPSEQERMRDDFWNEAIKLADLHHPNVVAFYGVVLDGPDGTVATVTEYMVNGSLRNALQKSERILDKRKRLLISMDVAFGMEYLHAKNIVHFDLKSDNLLVNLRDPHRPICKVGDLGLSKVKCQTLISGGVRGTLPWMAPELLNGSSSLVSEKVDVFSFGIVMWELLTGEEPYADLHYGAIIGGIVSNTLRPPVPEPCDPDWRDLMERCWSSEPSERPNFTEIANELRAIASKLPPKGQQQVLSTNSHVKS is encoded by the exons ATGGCCTTCGATCAGAACTCAATACCCAAATCTTTGCGCCCGCTAAATATAGTAAGAACTATGGCTGAGGACCCGCGAATTGCACCATCTGTGACTTCATCGGGGAAGCCTATAGAAGGGTTTTACTCAAACACATCTACCGATTTAGGGGGTAGCCCCGGATCCAATCCTGTTGTTTATTATCCTGCACCAGTCCCTGATGCTCAGTTTATAAATCTAGGTTTGAACAATGCGGTTCCTGGAGTAGCTAGGTGGGTTCAGAATGTCGTACCGCCGCCATTTCAACCAGGTGTTGTGGGTCCCACAGTTAATTCAACAATAGGGTACACTTGTGCCCCTCCCGTGGGAACACGGGGCGTGGGCTCTGATCATACTAGTGATGAGGGTGGTGATGATTCTGTCTCAGGGCGGAAGGTTAAGTTTTTATGCAGTTTTGGTGGGAAAATATTGCCTCGACCAAGTGATGGGGCGTTGAGATACGTTGGTGGACAAACTAGGATAATTAGTATGAGGAGAGGTGCAAGTTTTGGTGAATTAGTTCAGAAAATGATAGATATTTGTGGGCAGAATGTGGTGATCAAATATCAGTTGCCAGACGAGGAACTTGATGCGCTAGTGTCTGTTTCAGGTCCTGATGATCTTGAGAACATGATGGATGAATATGAGAAGTTAATTGAGAGGTCTTCAGATGGGTCTTCTAAGTTGAGAATCTTTTTGTTTTCACCTTCTGAGATTGAGAGTCCCGTCCCCGTACATATTGGGGATTTTCAGGATGGTGGACAGAAATATGTTGAGGCAGTGAATGGGATTATGGATGGACTTAGTGTTGCTGGTCAAATTGCTAGGAAGGAGAGCATTGAGAGTGCTGCTTCTGCTCAGAATTCAGATTTGAGTGTTACTGAGGGTGCTGAGAGCTCTAGCCCTGCTCAGGGAGAGGCTCATGGTCTGCCATTCAACTTTGGATTATCGCCCATGGGAAATCCTGTTGTGGCGCTGGAGACAAATTCTAGAATGACGTATGCAGATCCTAATCCGGCTCCACATCTCGATCCTTCTGCCGCTTCATTGAGCATTCCAATGGCTATAACTGGGCCCATGGATGCTTTAGGTCCATCTCCTGAACAAGAGGTTGAAAGACCTGTTCCTCTTACTGTCCCCCATTCAGTACAGGGAATGGCTTTTCCAGCTGCTCCTTACATGCAGACTTATGTTGATTCTCATCGGGAAACTCTAAACCCTGCTAGCTATCTGCAATATCCTTCTCAAATGGGGTTCCCTTCACAGATTTTGCAAGCAATGTCTCCTGTATACACCCAACAGCCCATCCCCTCTGTAGCTCTACCTCAACAGTATACACCTTCTATGCATATGACAATGAATTCTAGTGCTGTTCCTTCTCTGATTCAGCCGCGACAAGTTCGTGTGGAGCATTATCCTGCAGAACATGCGGTGGCTCACAGGGTTGTCCAACTTCCACCTGAACATGGGCATAACTTGCATCCTGCTCAGGCTCCGTCAGTATATAACTGGCATCAAATTTCACATCCTGAGCAAATAAACTTTTCAGAGGGTCCTCCGCAACCAGTTTTAGTTTCTGACGTAATTCCTAGATTTGAAGACTGTTATATGTGTCAAAAAGCTTTGCCACATGCTCATTCAGACACAATAGCTCAGGAGCATAAAGATTTTCCGTTAAGCACCTTGTCTGACTCAAGATCAGTATATCGTAGTCTGCACTTGGATGACCGTGGACGCGCAATAACTAGGCCTGCTGTAACTGGACCCCTTTCGGAAGGGTTCACAGAACAAGTAGCTACAGGGGCACTGCCAAGAGTTGCAGGTAATGAGGATCGTGATCGTGAAAGTGGATATGTCCAGACAGAGGGAAGTGGGGTTTCACGGAAGTTTGAGGAGCAGAATATGGAAGAGAAAACTAATCATCAGAAGCCTGAAATTCCTGAACATTCTAAGGTGACGTTTCCCCTAGGCATGATGGCGACTAATGTGGTTCAATCTCCATTCGGTATGCTTGTAACTAATGCTCCTCTACCAATGCAAGCAAATATTGTCCAGCCTCAACGCCAGGTTGTACAGGGAACGGCAGTTAGCATGCCTTTAAATAATGATTTTGTTCCCATTGGGTGCATGCCATTGCAGACTTCAGATGATGTCTTTGGTGTAGCCCCAGACCACTTTGCAAGTAAACTTGCAGGTGGAAATCCTAGAGATGATTCTCCTTCTTCGGCATTTGACCAGCTGAGACAAATTGATGGGAGATTGGAAAATCTCCATGTACGCCCATCcgaaattttagttgataatgAGCAGGTCAAATCTGTTGCTGAGTCTAGAGAGAGAGACATACTCGAGTCACAACAGAGGGACGGTGGCATTCCATGGCTGCCATCAAGAATGCCTGGTGATAAAGAAACTTTTACAGTCGAGGGAAATAACACATCATCTATGTGTCCATCTTCTAGGGTTGGAGAAATCCCGGACAACTCAGGATCATTATTTAGCAACCAGGATCCCTGGAACTTAAGGCTTGATTCTCATTTCCCTCCTCCCAGGCCTATTAAAATTATTAGGGAGAATGCAGGGCCTGGCAATTTCTTGAATCCAGTGATAGAGACTCCAGTGGACAATGCAGCTTACCCACCCAGAGGAAATTTGAATCAAGATTTCAATCTGAATCATGTATTGTCCGATAAAG ATGAATTGGTAAAGCAAGAACTTCAAGCTGTTGCTGAGGGTGTAGTTGCTTCTGTTCTTCACTCATCTGTCCCATCAAATCCGAACCTATCACCAAATGCTTGGACCGATTCTTCACCTATGACCCAGCAAAATGGTGAAGTTCAACCACCCTATGCAGAAATGCAGCACAGGGATAAATTTGAG GAAATCAAGGCCAAATCGCCCGAAAAGATAAACTTTGGGTTCCCTACATCTGATTGCAAGGGTCGGTTGCAG ATTATTAAAAATAGTGACCTGGAAGAGCTAAGAGAATTGGGTTCTGGTACCTTTGGTACTGTTTACCATGGAAAGTGGAGAGGTACGGATGTTGCAATCAAACGCATCAATGATAGATGTTTTGCCGGGAAGCCTTCAGAACAAGAACGCATG AGAGATGACTTCTGGAATGAGGCAATCAAGCTGGCTGACTTGCACCATCCGAACGTGGTTGCGTTTTATGGGGTCGTGCTTGATGGTCCTGATGGTACAGTTGCGACTGTTACCGAATACATGGTGAATGGGTCATTGAGGAATGCCTTGCAGAAGAGTGAGAG AATTCTCGATAAACGCAAGCGTCTTTTGATTTCCATGGATGTGGCCTTTGGGATGGAATACTTGCATGCAAAGAATATCGTACATTTTGACTTGAAAAGTGACAATTTATTGGTTAATCTCCGGGATCCACATCGCCCAATATGCAAG GTTGGTGACCTGGGGCTGTCCAAGGTGAAATGTCAGACGCTAATATCAGGTGGCGTGAGGGGAACACTCCCATGGATGGCACCAGAACTTCTTAATGGCAGCAGTAGCCTTGTTTCTGAGAAG GTTGATGTGTTTTCATTTGGAATTGTGATGTGGGAACTTCTAACTGGAGAAGAACCATACGCAGATTTGCACTATGGAGCCATCATCG GTGGTATTGTGAGCAACACATTGCGTCCCCCCGTGCCCGAACCATGTGATCCAGATTGGAGAGATCTAATGGAGAGGTGCTGGTCATCTGAACCATCGGAGAGGCCAAATTTCACTGAGATTGCTAATGAATTGAGGGCCATTGCGTCTAAGCTCCCACCTAAGGGACAACAGCAAGTTTTGTCAACAAATTCTCATGTCAAAAGCTGA
- the LOC140884235 gene encoding peptidyl-prolyl cis-trans isomerase CYP28, chloroplastic, which yields MIIPAKCSAIQPPTPLPPPLRHHQKLPLSRRSLLYLSTTLPFSAPLSAASTPDISITDRVFLDLSLCPSYFQSRTLGEYDLSLCTDSEPVGRLVLGLYGNLLPITVSNFKAMCTGSCGSSYKGTLIHKIFPGEYFAAGRQGRKDKGEVTPPVRLVRNAETVDSKAFLLEHSRPGVVSLCLSENDDDDDVKLNTDYHNVEFLITTGPGPCPRLDKNNIVFGSVLEGLDVVTAVASIPTYKPPERIRQYNEFAEFIGDERAKTARATWNRPLKTLYISDCGELLVAKPILSPTLP from the exons ATGATCATCCCAGCAAAGTGTAGCGCCATTCAACCACCGACACCTCTCCCGCCGCCCCTCCGCCACCACCAGAAGCTTCCGCTCAGTCGCCGCTCTCTTCTCTACCTCTCCACCACACTCCCCTTCTCCGCCCCACTATCCGCCGCATCCACCCCAGACATCTCAATCACCGACAGGGTCTTCCTGGACCTCAGCCTCTGCCCGTCTTACTTCCAGAGCCGTACGCTGGGCGAGTACGACCTATCCCTCTGCACCGATTCCGAGCCCGTCGGCCGCCTCGTCCTCGGACTCTACGGCAATCTCCTCCCAATCACCGTCTCCAATTTCAAAGCCATGTGCACCGGCTCCTGCGGCTCCAGCTACAAGGGCACTTTGATTCACAAGATATTCCCCGGAGAATACTTCGCGGCGGGTCGGCAGGGGAGGAAGGATAAAGGGGAAGTTACGCCGCCTGTTCGATTGGTTAGAAATGCCGAGACTGTTGATTCCAAGGCTTTTCTGTTGGAGCATTCGCGGCCTGGTGTGGTGTCATTGTGCTTGTCGGAGAatgatgatgacgatgatgtgAAGCTGAATACCGATTACCATAATGTCGAATTCTTGATTACTACTGGTCCTGGGCCGTGTCCTCGGCTTGATAAGAACAACATTGTTTTTGGGTCAGTTCTTGAAG GGCTTGATGTGGTCACAGCCGTGGCTTCCATTCCGACATATAAACCACCTGAAAGAATCCGCCAATACAACGAATTCGCGGAGTTCATAGGGGACGAAAGAGCTAAAACCGCTCGCGCAACCTGGAACAGACCTCTTAAGACATTGTACATCAGTGACTGTGGTGAGCTTTTAGTTGCAAAACCTATCCTGTCCCCAACTCTACCCTGA
- the LOC140884336 gene encoding uncharacterized protein: protein MTKRMTEYERRRLENIKRNGEMLAALKIHSRVNELSAAAKRQRALCKSYKSSPTKKPKTETPVVLRRSLRTRGEPPDASTAGGLKDDIDYDNQKRKNLKLKTTLTYTNSLLKPVPLAMRDACTSDNSSDRTLVSTILRCSEKSLLPESDVFPADSMENLGRSKPFESLKARKRVYGSVHVDALKLDQENIARVVPGKILNLRFFPTLDIQMLVVGNKFGDIGFWNVEAKEEDDGGIYVYHPHSGPISGIVMDPFSISKLYSSCYDGFVRLLDIEKEVFDMVYASEYTVYSMSLNPHDNKSLYLSEGRGGMKLWDLRAGKSISSCDLHENRINTLDFNSENSNIMVTGSTDGTACIWDLRFLSADEPKPLKTIEHEKAVQSAYFSPSGKCLVTTSMDNKVGLFSGANYKDTSMVFHYNQTGRWISTFRGVWGWDDSYVFIGNMKRGIDVISVASEKIVTTLESELVSAIPCRFDAHPCNVGMLAAATSGGQVYIWTPS from the exons ATGACTAAGCGTATGACGGAATACGAGCGGAGACGACTGGAAAACATAAAGCGCAACGGCGAGATGTTGGCGGCGCTTAAGATTCACTCTCGAGTGAACGAACTCTCCGCCGCCGCCAAACGCCAAAG AGCTCTGTGTAAATCTTATAAAAGTAGTCCGACAAAGAAACCAAAAACTGAAACCCCTGTGGTGCTACGCCGGTCTCTGAGGACACGTGGAGAGCCGCCTGACGCATCTACTGCTGGTGGCTTGAAAGATGATATCGATTACGACAATCAGAAGAGgaaaaatctgaaattgaagACTACCCTCACATACACAAATTCCCTTCTTAAACCAGTGCCTCTTGCAATGAGAGATGCGTGCACTAGTGATAATTCCTCAGACAGGACACTTGTTTCAACCATTTTAAGATGCTCTGAAAAATCCCTTTTGCCTGAGAGTGATGTATTTCCCGCTGATTCCATGGAAAATTTGGGGAGAAGCAAACCATTTGAGTCACTAAAGGCGCGGAAAAGGGTGTACGGTTCAGTTCATGTGGATGCCCTGAAATTGGATCAAGAGAATATAGCAAGAGTGGTGCCcgggaaaattttgaatttgaggtTTTTCCCAACTCTTGATATACAAATGTTGGTGGTAGGGAACAAGTTTGGCGATATCGGGTTTTGGAATGTCGAAGCAAAAGAAGAGGATGATGGTGGAATTTATGTTTATCACCCACATTCAGGACCGATTTCTGGTATTGTGATGGATCCATTTTCTATCTCGAAG TTATACAGTTCTTGCTATGATGGGTTTGTGAGGTTATTGGATATTGAGAAAGAGGTTTTCGACATGGTTTATGCCAGTGAATACACTGTATACTCTATGTCCCTAAATCCACACGACAACAAGTCCTTATACTTAAGTGAAGGCAGAGGAGGAATGAAGTTATGGGATTTGAGAGCAGGAAAATCCATTTCTTCATGTGATTTGCATGAAAATAGGATTAACACCCTAGACTTTAACTCAGAAAACAGTAATATCATGGTTACGGGTTCCACAGATGGCACTGCTTGCATTTGGGATTTGAGATTCTTGAGTGCAGATGAACCAAAGCCCCTGAAGACTATTGAGCATGAAAAAGCCGTACAATCTGCTTACTTTTCACCATCTGGGAAGTGTCTGGTAACTACAAG CATGGATAACAAAGTTGGCTTATTTAGTGGTGCAAATTACAAGGACACGTCGATGGTTTTCCATTACAACCAAACAGGAAGATGGATTTCCACATTTAG AGGTGTATGGGGTTGGGACGACTCGTATGTCTTCATTGGTAATATGAAGAGAGGAATTGATGTCATCTCTGTCGCCAGTGAAAAAATTGTCACTACCTTGGAAAGTGAACTGGTTTCCGCTATTCCATGTCGTTTTGATGCGCATCCATGCAATGTCGGGATGCTTGCAGCGGCTACAAGTGGAGGCCAGGTTTACATTTGGACTCCGTCTTAG